One window of the Shewanella litorisediminis genome contains the following:
- a CDS encoding four helix bundle protein: MTGNAVLDKSFQFAVRIVKLSQHLVKNQKEFVLSKQLLRSGTSIGANVNEAQSAQSHADFIAKMAIASKEARETHYWLLLLCETDYLNSKDSHVVSLLEQSEELIKLIVAIVKSAQQNQTK; the protein is encoded by the coding sequence ATGACTGGTAATGCAGTGCTTGATAAGTCGTTTCAATTTGCTGTCAGAATAGTGAAGCTCAGTCAGCACTTAGTGAAAAATCAAAAAGAATTCGTGCTCTCTAAGCAGTTACTCAGATCGGGTACTTCGATTGGGGCCAATGTGAATGAAGCTCAATCCGCACAAAGCCATGCTGATTTTATTGCTAAAATGGCGATAGCGAGCAAGGAAGCCAGAGAGACTCACTATTGGCTATTGCTTTTGTGTGAAACAGACTACCTGAATAGCAAAGATTCCCATGTTGTGTCGCTGTTGGAGCAAAGTGAAGAGCTAATCAAACTCATTGTAGCTATCGTAAAATCTGCTCAGCAGAATCAAACTAAGTAA
- the rfbA gene encoding glucose-1-phosphate thymidylyltransferase RfbA — protein sequence MSLNIQHSAFNTQTTKGIILAGGTGSRLYPITRGVSKQLLPVYDKPMVYYPLSVLMLAGIRDILLISTASDLAGFQSLLGDGSGLGIRISYAVQSKPEGIAQAFLIGEDFIGNDKVALILGDNIFYGQSFSRQLQQAVDCSHGATVFAYHVTNPERFGVVEFDNTGRAVSIEEKPREPKSHYAVTGLYFYDNQVIEIAKSLTHSARGELEITDINNAYLAANQLQVSVLGRGFAWLDTGTHDALMEAGHFVQTIEKRQGLKIACLEEIAYRQGWISTETLLQHAKALSQSGYGDYLRGLL from the coding sequence ATGTCACTTAACATTCAGCATTCAGCATTTAACACTCAAACGACCAAAGGCATTATCCTAGCGGGCGGTACCGGCAGCAGGCTTTATCCCATTACCCGCGGCGTATCCAAGCAGTTGTTGCCCGTGTACGACAAACCCATGGTGTACTATCCGCTGTCGGTGCTCATGCTTGCCGGCATTCGCGACATCCTGCTGATATCCACGGCAAGTGACCTTGCAGGTTTCCAATCTTTGCTCGGTGATGGCAGTGGCCTTGGCATTCGCATCAGTTATGCCGTTCAATCCAAACCCGAAGGGATAGCCCAGGCATTTTTAATCGGTGAAGACTTTATCGGTAATGACAAGGTTGCCCTCATCCTGGGTGACAATATTTTCTACGGCCAAAGCTTTTCCAGGCAGCTGCAGCAGGCCGTGGATTGCTCTCACGGCGCCACGGTGTTTGCCTACCATGTGACAAACCCCGAGCGATTTGGGGTAGTGGAGTTTGATAACACAGGCCGTGCTGTCAGCATTGAAGAAAAGCCTCGCGAGCCCAAGTCCCATTACGCAGTCACCGGCTTGTATTTTTACGATAATCAGGTCATTGAGATTGCTAAAAGCCTTACGCATTCGGCCCGCGGAGAGCTTGAAATTACCGACATCAATAATGCGTATCTCGCAGCCAACCAATTACAGGTGAGTGTGCTTGGGCGGGGCTTTGCCTGGTTGGATACAGGTACCCACGATGCGCTGATGGAAGCCGGGCATTTTGTGCAAACCATTGAAAAGCGACAAGGTCTGAAGATTGCGTGTCTTGAAGAAATCGCCTATCGCCAGGGCTGGATATCGACAGAGACCTTGTTGCAGCACGCAAAGGCGCTTAGCCAGAGCGGATACGGAGACTATTTACGCGGTTTGCTTTAG
- a CDS encoding dTDP-glucose 4,6-dehydratase encodes MKILITGGCGFIGSAVIRHLISHTEHSVVNVDKLTYAANLDSVTEAAESARYALERVDICDRQALGAVFARHQPDVVMHLAAETHVDRSISGADAFIQTNIVGTYTLLEVAREYWLQLDDMRKNAFRFHHVSTDEVFGDLADQVHAECLVVNAELNARGANSPLNIHDSALKAAAPFTESSAYAPSSPYSASKASSDHLVRAWHRTYGLPIVVSNCSNNYGPFQYPEKLIPLTIQNALAGKALPVYGQGNQSRDWLYVEDHARALLAVLTRGRVGETYNIGGNCERQNLEVVKSICAILDELAPLHERAQELNPHHSSPSSQRYESLIAFVADRPGHDVRYAIDASKITEELGWKPQETFESGLRKTVEWYVLNGEW; translated from the coding sequence ATGAAGATTCTTATCACAGGTGGCTGCGGCTTTATCGGTTCGGCGGTAATCAGACATTTAATCAGTCACACTGAACACAGCGTGGTGAATGTCGACAAGCTGACTTATGCGGCAAATCTGGATTCGGTCACTGAGGCGGCCGAAAGCGCCAGATACGCGCTTGAGCGTGTGGACATCTGTGACAGGCAGGCGCTTGGGGCGGTTTTTGCTCGCCATCAGCCCGATGTGGTGATGCACCTTGCTGCAGAAACCCATGTCGACCGCTCTATATCCGGTGCGGATGCCTTTATCCAAACCAACATAGTGGGTACTTACACCTTATTGGAAGTTGCCCGTGAATACTGGCTGCAGCTCGACGATATGCGTAAAAACGCATTTCGATTTCATCATGTCTCGACCGACGAGGTATTTGGCGACCTTGCTGACCAAGTTCATGCCGAATGTTTGGTTGTGAATGCTGAATTGAACGCTCGTGGTGCAAATTCACCATTGAACATTCATGATTCAGCGTTAAAAGCAGCAGCACCTTTTACCGAAAGCAGCGCTTATGCCCCGTCATCGCCTTATTCCGCCTCCAAGGCCTCAAGCGATCATCTGGTTAGAGCATGGCACCGAACCTATGGTTTGCCGATAGTTGTCAGCAACTGCTCCAACAACTACGGGCCATTTCAATACCCGGAAAAACTGATACCGCTGACTATTCAAAATGCGCTGGCGGGTAAGGCGTTACCCGTATATGGGCAAGGAAACCAAAGCCGCGATTGGCTCTATGTGGAAGACCACGCTAGGGCGCTGCTGGCCGTATTAACACGTGGGCGGGTAGGCGAGACTTATAACATCGGCGGGAATTGCGAGCGTCAAAATCTCGAGGTGGTTAAAAGCATTTGTGCGATCCTCGACGAGTTGGCGCCCCTGCATGAGCGCGCTCAGGAGCTCAATCCTCATCATTCATCCCCCAGTTCTCAACGTTACGAAAGTCTTATCGCTTTCGTGGCTGACAGACCCGGCCATGATGTTCGCTACGCCATTGATGCCAGCAAAATTACCGAAGAGCTCGGCTGGAAACCGCAGGAGACCTTTGAATCGGGACTGCGTAAAACGGTAGAGTGGTATGTTTTGAATGGTGAATGGTGA